From a single Mus musculus strain C57BL/6J chromosome 12, GRCm38.p6 C57BL/6J genomic region:
- the Plekhg3 gene encoding pleckstrin homology domain-containing family G member 3 isoform X11, with protein sequence MGALLRKANLPEVTAPGSDARMPVSTALHQDGSQERPRSLVSTTSSSGSSRDSHSAMEEPTGSEASAQNGTGSPWDRHVPNSNNNSSGWLNMKGPLSPFNGRAGTSPAYHKLSYLGRVVREIVETERMYVQDLRSIVEDYLLKIIDTPGLLKPEQVSALFGNIESIYALNSQLLRDLDSCNSDPVAVASCFVERSQEFDIYTQYCNNYPNSVAALTECMQDKQQAKFFRDRQELLQHSLPLGSYLLKPVQRVLKYHLLLQEIAKHFDEEEDGFEVVEDAIDTMTCVAWYINDMKRRHEHAVRLQEIQSLLINWKGPDLTTYGELVLEATFRVHRVRNDRTFFLFDKILLITKKRGDHFVYKGHIPCSSLMLIESTRDSLCFTVTHYKHSKQQYSIQAKTVEEKRSWTHHIKRLILENHHATIPQKAKEAILEMDSYYPSRYRCSPERMKKAWSSQDEVSSHVRQGRRQSEPGHTLFSRATLPSRQQGFEMPGLKGRRKSEPTRHLLRQLSEKARAVGMKHAGSAGALLDFGQPAHAQKQQPEAERAAREELEEEEELVEEEEQRQQSFSGSLEGLAGHDGSEKVPGPELPGSEEEEEEEESLAVAEQGKRHRESEGSKGCRRPSNRSPTSAEKRMSFESVSSLPEVETDPEPGAEQEAFAALEGPSTEEMPSDPEFPEALETQLHAPKGLLGVDNPAAVVDFVEPEGSEDLKPLSSEEEEEEEMEAAQEPESLLPPSVLDQASVIAERFASSFSRRSSLAIEDGKSSGLGTPRLISRSSSVLSLEGSDKGLARWSSIGDSLSNPPTPEVIIGADMVTDNGPSVNGTESPSAGSGCPTEQDRSSCKKKESALSTRDRQLLDKIKNYYENAEHHDAGFSIRRRESLSYIPKGLVRSSVSRFNSLPKPDSEPAAPVGYKRPGSSRPASWTLFDLPGPRTDKGDPAPITDAEFCPSSEIAKIWERMESSERSPRTGSGQSQANGFELQEPLFILEEHELGAITEESAVASPESASPTEQPSPAHLARELKELVKELSSSVQGELVTPLHPRIVQLSHVMDSHVSERVKNKVYQLARQYSLRIKNIKAARPPLQWEKVTPDQEEQVPSISGLPEEAGELSGGKARRKPVLSLLSYEQLVAQEHGTSKSSAAVETSPRRFSFSPSAVSPRTTSPGARSSARSPLSPFDTETFNWPDVRELCSKYTSHDKTAQVESSWPRSLLVNRSRSLPENIVEPPMSGKADRCCGLNTHRRLGDGEASQPPLPESPPQSQLNGGDALYVTADLTLENNQRVIIMEKGPHPSSTVGLEEDSGKESSSPVALKGQGQGFQASAEYQPKEHGPRDSADTNKQGRVRNLREKFQALNSVG encoded by the exons ATGGGAGCCCTTTTGAGGAAAGCG AATCTCCCCGAGGTGACAGCCCCAGGCAGCGATGCCAGGATGCCCGTCTCCACTGCCCTCCACCAAGATGGCAGCCAGGAGCGGCCACGAAGCCTAGTGTCCACCACTTCTTCATCTGGCTCCTCCCGTGACAGTCACAGTGCCATGGAGGAGCCCACTGGCTCGGAGGCTTCAGCCCAGAATGGGACAGGCTCCCCTTGGGACCGGCATGTtcccaacagcaacaacaactccAGTGGCTGGCTGAACATGAAGGGACCTCTCTCCCCATTCAACGGCCGTGCAGGGACAAGTCCTGCCTACCACAAGCTCAGCTATCTGGGCCGGGTGGTGAgagagatcgtggaaacagaGCGCATGTATGTGCAGGACCTACGGAGCATTGTGGAG GACTACCTCTTGAAGATCATTGACACTCCAGGACTCCTGAAGCCAGAGCAAGTCAGCGCCCTCTTTGGGAACATAGAGAGCATATATGCACTGAACAG CCAGCTTCTCAGAGACCTGGACAGCTGCAATAGTGACCCTGTGGCAGTGGCCAGCTGCTTCGTGGAAAGG AGCCAAGAGTTTGATATATACACTCAGTATTGCAACAACTACCCCAA CTCAGTGGCAGCCCTCACAGAGTGCATGCAAGACAAGCAACAAGCTAAGTTCTTCAGAGATcggcaggagctgctgcagcaCTCCCTGCCTCTGGGCTCCTACCTGCTGAAGCCGGTCCAGCGCGTCCTGAAGTACCACCTGCTGCTCCAG GAAATTGCCAAACATTTTGATGAGGAAGAGGATGGCTTCGAGGTGGTGGAGGATGCCATCGACACCATGACGTGCGTGGCCTGGTACATCAACGACATGAAGAGGAGGCATGAGCACGCAGTTCGGCTACAG GAGATCCAGTCACTGCTCATTAACTGGAAGGGACCGGACCTGACCACTTACGGGGAGCTGGTCCTGGAAGCCACCTTTCGTGTGCACCGCGTGCGCAATGACAGAACTTTCTTCCTCTTTGACAAGATACTGCTCATTACCAAGAAGCGAGGCGACCACTTTGTCTACAAGGGCCACATTCCG TGCTCCTCACTGATGCTGATCGAAAGCACCAGAGACTCTCTCTGCTTCACTGTCACCCACTATAAGCACAGCAAACAACAATACAGTATCCAG GCCAAGACCGTGGAGGAGAAACGGAGCTGGACTCACCACATCAAGAGGCTCATCTTGGAGAACCACCATGCCACCATACCCCAGAAG GCCAAGGAAGCCATCTTGGAAATGGACTCCTATT ATCCCAGTCGGTATCGCTGCAGCCCAGAGCGGATGAAAAAGGCCTGGTCCTCCCAGGATGAGGTGTCTAGCCACGTGCGCCAAGGACGTCGGCAGTCTG AGCCTGGTCATACCCTGTTCAGCAGGGCAACACTCCCCAGCAGGCAGCAAGGATTCGAGATGCCAGGCCTTAAGGGCCGTAGAAAGTCGG AGCCCACCAGACACCTGCTCAGGCAACTGAGTGAGAAAG CCAGAGCAGTGGGAATGAAG CATGCAGGCAGTGCTGGAGCCCTCTTGGACTTTGGGCAGCCAGCCCATGCACAGAAGCAGCAGCCAGAGGCTGAGAGGGCCGCCAGGGAAGAgcttgaggaagaggaggagctggtggaggaggaagaacagcgGCAGCAGAGCTTCTCGGGCTCCCTGGAGGGCCTTGCAGGGCATGATGGCAGCGAGAAGGTGCCTGGGCCAGAGCTCCCGGgctcggaggaggaggaggaggaagaagagagtctAGCAGTGGCGGAGCAG GGGAAGAGACACAGGGAGTCTGAAGGCTCTAAAGGCTGCAGAAGGCCCAGTAACCGGTCGCCAACCAGTGCGGAGAAGCGCATGAGCTTTGAGTCTGTTTCTTCCCTGCCAGAG GTTGAGACAGATCCTGAGCCTGGGGCCGAGCAGGAGGCCTTTGCGGCCTTGGAAGGTCCCAGCACAGAGGAGATGCCTTCAGACCCAGAATTTCCAGAAGCCCTGGAGACACAGCTTCATGCCCCCAAGGGGCTGCTAGGAGTGGACAACCCAGCTGCTGTGGTGGACTTTGTGGAGCCTGAGGGGTCTGAAGACCTTAAGCCCCTGAGtagtgaggaggaagaagaagaggaaatggaagcCGCCCAGGAGCCTGAGAGCCTCCTGCCACCCTCTGTGCTGGACCAGGCCAGTGTCATTGCTGAGAGATTCGCCAGTAGCTTCTCTCGGCGGAGCAGCCTGGCAATAGAGGATGGCAAATCCAGTGGTTTAGGGACACCACGGCTTATCAGCCGGAGCAGCAGTGTGCTTAGCCTGGAGGGCAGTGATAAGGGCCTAGCCCGATGGAGCAGCATCGGGGACTCCCtcagcaacccacccaccccaGAAGTGATCATTGGTGCAGACATGGTCACAGACAATGGCCCTTCTGTCAATGGGACAGAATCTCCAAGTGCAGGCTCAGGCTGCCCCACGGAACAGGACAGATCTTCCTGTAAGAAAAAAGAATCAGCGTTGTCTACCCGAGACCGTCAGCTGCTGGACAAAATTAAGAACTACTATGAAAATGCAGAGCACCATGATGCTGGCTTCAGCATCCGTCGGCGGGAGAGCCTCTCCTATATCCCTAAAGGATTGGTGCGCAGCTCTGTGTCCAGATTCAACAGCCTTCCCAAGCCAGATTCAGAGCCAGCAGCTCCAGTTGGGTACAAGAGGCCGGGGAGTTCTCGTCCAGCCTCATGGACCTTGTTTGACCTTCCAGGTCCCAGGACAGACAAAGGGGACCCAGCTCCTATCACAGATGCTGAGTTCTGTCCATCTTCAGAAATTGCAAAGATATGGGAAAGAATGGAGTCTTCAGAGAGAAGTCCACGGACAGGGTCTGGCCAGAGCCAGGCCAATGGCTTTGAGCTACAAGAGCCACTGTTCATCTTGGAGGAGCATGAACTGGGGGCCATCACTGAGGAGTCTGCTGTCGCCTCTCCAGAAAGTGCCTCCCCCACCGAGCAACCCAGCCCAGCCCACCTGGCCCGGGAGCTCAAAGAGCTGGTGAAAGAGCTGAGCAGCAGTGTCCAGGGGGAGCTGGTTACCCCACTGCACCCCCGGATTGTGCAGCTCTCCCATGTGATGGACAGCCATGTGAGTGAGCGGGTCAAAAACAAGGTCTACCAGTTGGCCCGCCAGTACAGCCTCCGAATTAAGAACATCAAGGCAGCTAGGCCACCTCTACAGTGGGAAAAAGTCACTCCTGACCAAGAGGAGCAGGTCCCTTCCATTTCTGGCCTGCCTGAGGAAGCTGGAGAGCTGTCAGGGGGCAAAG CCAGGAGGAAGCCTGTGCTATCCCTCCTCAGCTATGAGCAGCTGGTGGCTCAGGAGCATGGCACGTCCAAGTCTTCCGCTGCCGTGGAAACCTCTCCACGCCGTTTCTCCTTCAGCCCTTCTGCTGTTAGCCCAAGAACCACCTCACCTGGGGCTCGGTCCTCTGCTCGGAGCCCCCTCAGCCCCTTTGACACCGAGACCTTCAATTGGCCTGATGTCCGGGAGCTCTGCTCCAAATATACTTCCCACGACAAGACTGCTCAGGTCGAGAGCAGCTGGCCCCGTAGCCTGCTGGTCAACAGGAGTCGCTCCCTGCCCGAGAACATCGTAGAACCTCCCATGTCTGGCAAGGCGGACCGCTGCTGTGGCCTGAACACCCACAGGCGCCTGGGAGATGGGGAAGCCTCCcagcctccacttcctgagtctCCTCCCCAAAGCCAGCTGAATGGAGGCGACGCCCTGTATGTCACCGCAGACCTTACCCTGGAGAACAACCAGCGAGTGATCATTATGGAGAAGGGGCCCCATCCTAGCTCCACCGTGGGGCTGGAGGAAGACAGTGGGAAGGAATCAAGTTCCCCAGTGGCTTTGAAGGGACAGGGCCAAGGTTTCCAGGCGTCTGCAGAGTACCAGCCCAAAGAACACGGTCCCAGGGACTCAgcagacacaaacaaacagggtAGAGTGAGAAACCTGAGGGAGAAGTTCCAGGCCTTGAACTCTGTGGGTTGA
- the Plekhg3 gene encoding pleckstrin homology domain-containing family G member 3 isoform X1, protein MGALLRKANLPEVTAPGSDARMPVSTALHQDGSQERPRSLVSTTSSSGSSRDSHSAMEEPTGSEASAQNGTGSPWDRHVPNSNNNSSGWLNMKGPLSPFNGRAGTSPAYHKLSYLGRVVREIVETERMYVQDLRSIVEDYLLKIIDTPGLLKPEQVSALFGNIESIYALNSQLLRDLDSCNSDPVAVASCFVERSQEFDIYTQYCNNYPNSVAALTECMQDKQQAKFFRDRQELLQHSLPLGSYLLKPVQRVLKYHLLLQEIAKHFDEEEDGFEVVEDAIDTMTCVAWYINDMKRRHEHAVRLQEIQSLLINWKGPDLTTYGELVLEATFRVHRVRNDRTFFLFDKILLITKKRGDHFVYKGHIPCSSLMLIESTRDSLCFTVTHYKHSKQQYSIQAKTVEEKRSWTHHIKRLILENHHATIPQKAKEAILEMDSYYPSRYRCSPERMKKAWSSQDEVSSHVRQGRRQSEPTRHLLRQLSEKAARAVGMKHAGSAGALLDFGQPAHAQKQQPEAERAAREELEEEEELVEEEEQRQQSFSGSLEGLAGHDGSEKVPGPELPGSEEEEEEEESLAVAEQVADFASSLLAALHCWHYRANALLFSRGAMGKRHRESEGSKGCRRPSNRSPTSAEKRMSFESVSSLPEVETDPEPGAEQEAFAALEGPSTEEMPSDPEFPEALETQLHAPKGLLGVDNPAAVVDFVEPEGSEDLKPLSSEEEEEEEMEAAQEPESLLPPSVLDQASVIAERFASSFSRRSSLAIEDGKSSGLGTPRLISRSSSVLSLEGSDKGLARWSSIGDSLSNPPTPEVIIGADMVTDNGPSVNGTESPSAGSGCPTEQDRSSCKKKESALSTRDRQLLDKIKNYYENAEHHDAGFSIRRRESLSYIPKGLVRSSVSRFNSLPKPDSEPAAPVGYKRPGSSRPASWTLFDLPGPRTDKGDPAPITDAEFCPSSEIAKIWERMESSERSPRTGSGQSQANGFELQEPLFILEEHELGAITEESAVASPESASPTEQPSPAHLARELKELVKELSSSVQGELVTPLHPRIVQLSHVMDSHVSERVKNKVYQLARQYSLRIKNIKAARPPLQWEKVTPDQEEQVPSISGLPEEAGELSGGKARRKPVLSLLSYEQLVAQEHGTSKSSAAVETSPRRFSFSPSAVSPRTTSPGARSSARSPLSPFDTETFNWPDVRELCSKYTSHDKTAQVESSWPRSLLVNRSRSLPENIVEPPMSGKADRCCGLNTHRRLGDGEASQPPLPESPPQSQLNGGDALYVTADLTLENNQRVIIMEKGPHPSSTVGLEEDSGKESSSPVALKGQGQGFQASAEYQPKEHGPRDSADTNKQGRVRNLREKFQALNSVG, encoded by the exons ATGGGAGCCCTTTTGAGGAAAGCG AATCTCCCCGAGGTGACAGCCCCAGGCAGCGATGCCAGGATGCCCGTCTCCACTGCCCTCCACCAAGATGGCAGCCAGGAGCGGCCACGAAGCCTAGTGTCCACCACTTCTTCATCTGGCTCCTCCCGTGACAGTCACAGTGCCATGGAGGAGCCCACTGGCTCGGAGGCTTCAGCCCAGAATGGGACAGGCTCCCCTTGGGACCGGCATGTtcccaacagcaacaacaactccAGTGGCTGGCTGAACATGAAGGGACCTCTCTCCCCATTCAACGGCCGTGCAGGGACAAGTCCTGCCTACCACAAGCTCAGCTATCTGGGCCGGGTGGTGAgagagatcgtggaaacagaGCGCATGTATGTGCAGGACCTACGGAGCATTGTGGAG GACTACCTCTTGAAGATCATTGACACTCCAGGACTCCTGAAGCCAGAGCAAGTCAGCGCCCTCTTTGGGAACATAGAGAGCATATATGCACTGAACAG CCAGCTTCTCAGAGACCTGGACAGCTGCAATAGTGACCCTGTGGCAGTGGCCAGCTGCTTCGTGGAAAGG AGCCAAGAGTTTGATATATACACTCAGTATTGCAACAACTACCCCAA CTCAGTGGCAGCCCTCACAGAGTGCATGCAAGACAAGCAACAAGCTAAGTTCTTCAGAGATcggcaggagctgctgcagcaCTCCCTGCCTCTGGGCTCCTACCTGCTGAAGCCGGTCCAGCGCGTCCTGAAGTACCACCTGCTGCTCCAG GAAATTGCCAAACATTTTGATGAGGAAGAGGATGGCTTCGAGGTGGTGGAGGATGCCATCGACACCATGACGTGCGTGGCCTGGTACATCAACGACATGAAGAGGAGGCATGAGCACGCAGTTCGGCTACAG GAGATCCAGTCACTGCTCATTAACTGGAAGGGACCGGACCTGACCACTTACGGGGAGCTGGTCCTGGAAGCCACCTTTCGTGTGCACCGCGTGCGCAATGACAGAACTTTCTTCCTCTTTGACAAGATACTGCTCATTACCAAGAAGCGAGGCGACCACTTTGTCTACAAGGGCCACATTCCG TGCTCCTCACTGATGCTGATCGAAAGCACCAGAGACTCTCTCTGCTTCACTGTCACCCACTATAAGCACAGCAAACAACAATACAGTATCCAG GCCAAGACCGTGGAGGAGAAACGGAGCTGGACTCACCACATCAAGAGGCTCATCTTGGAGAACCACCATGCCACCATACCCCAGAAG GCCAAGGAAGCCATCTTGGAAATGGACTCCTATT ATCCCAGTCGGTATCGCTGCAGCCCAGAGCGGATGAAAAAGGCCTGGTCCTCCCAGGATGAGGTGTCTAGCCACGTGCGCCAAGGACGTCGGCAGTCTG AGCCCACCAGACACCTGCTCAGGCAACTGAGTGAGAAAG CAGCCAGAGCAGTGGGAATGAAG CATGCAGGCAGTGCTGGAGCCCTCTTGGACTTTGGGCAGCCAGCCCATGCACAGAAGCAGCAGCCAGAGGCTGAGAGGGCCGCCAGGGAAGAgcttgaggaagaggaggagctggtggaggaggaagaacagcgGCAGCAGAGCTTCTCGGGCTCCCTGGAGGGCCTTGCAGGGCATGATGGCAGCGAGAAGGTGCCTGGGCCAGAGCTCCCGGgctcggaggaggaggaggaggaagaagagagtctAGCAGTGGCGGAGCAGGTAGCTGACTTTGCCAGCTCCCTGCTGGCCGCCCTGCACTGCTGGCACTATCGGGCCAACGCTTTACTTTTCTCCCGGGGTGCTATG GGGAAGAGACACAGGGAGTCTGAAGGCTCTAAAGGCTGCAGAAGGCCCAGTAACCGGTCGCCAACCAGTGCGGAGAAGCGCATGAGCTTTGAGTCTGTTTCTTCCCTGCCAGAG GTTGAGACAGATCCTGAGCCTGGGGCCGAGCAGGAGGCCTTTGCGGCCTTGGAAGGTCCCAGCACAGAGGAGATGCCTTCAGACCCAGAATTTCCAGAAGCCCTGGAGACACAGCTTCATGCCCCCAAGGGGCTGCTAGGAGTGGACAACCCAGCTGCTGTGGTGGACTTTGTGGAGCCTGAGGGGTCTGAAGACCTTAAGCCCCTGAGtagtgaggaggaagaagaagaggaaatggaagcCGCCCAGGAGCCTGAGAGCCTCCTGCCACCCTCTGTGCTGGACCAGGCCAGTGTCATTGCTGAGAGATTCGCCAGTAGCTTCTCTCGGCGGAGCAGCCTGGCAATAGAGGATGGCAAATCCAGTGGTTTAGGGACACCACGGCTTATCAGCCGGAGCAGCAGTGTGCTTAGCCTGGAGGGCAGTGATAAGGGCCTAGCCCGATGGAGCAGCATCGGGGACTCCCtcagcaacccacccaccccaGAAGTGATCATTGGTGCAGACATGGTCACAGACAATGGCCCTTCTGTCAATGGGACAGAATCTCCAAGTGCAGGCTCAGGCTGCCCCACGGAACAGGACAGATCTTCCTGTAAGAAAAAAGAATCAGCGTTGTCTACCCGAGACCGTCAGCTGCTGGACAAAATTAAGAACTACTATGAAAATGCAGAGCACCATGATGCTGGCTTCAGCATCCGTCGGCGGGAGAGCCTCTCCTATATCCCTAAAGGATTGGTGCGCAGCTCTGTGTCCAGATTCAACAGCCTTCCCAAGCCAGATTCAGAGCCAGCAGCTCCAGTTGGGTACAAGAGGCCGGGGAGTTCTCGTCCAGCCTCATGGACCTTGTTTGACCTTCCAGGTCCCAGGACAGACAAAGGGGACCCAGCTCCTATCACAGATGCTGAGTTCTGTCCATCTTCAGAAATTGCAAAGATATGGGAAAGAATGGAGTCTTCAGAGAGAAGTCCACGGACAGGGTCTGGCCAGAGCCAGGCCAATGGCTTTGAGCTACAAGAGCCACTGTTCATCTTGGAGGAGCATGAACTGGGGGCCATCACTGAGGAGTCTGCTGTCGCCTCTCCAGAAAGTGCCTCCCCCACCGAGCAACCCAGCCCAGCCCACCTGGCCCGGGAGCTCAAAGAGCTGGTGAAAGAGCTGAGCAGCAGTGTCCAGGGGGAGCTGGTTACCCCACTGCACCCCCGGATTGTGCAGCTCTCCCATGTGATGGACAGCCATGTGAGTGAGCGGGTCAAAAACAAGGTCTACCAGTTGGCCCGCCAGTACAGCCTCCGAATTAAGAACATCAAGGCAGCTAGGCCACCTCTACAGTGGGAAAAAGTCACTCCTGACCAAGAGGAGCAGGTCCCTTCCATTTCTGGCCTGCCTGAGGAAGCTGGAGAGCTGTCAGGGGGCAAAG CCAGGAGGAAGCCTGTGCTATCCCTCCTCAGCTATGAGCAGCTGGTGGCTCAGGAGCATGGCACGTCCAAGTCTTCCGCTGCCGTGGAAACCTCTCCACGCCGTTTCTCCTTCAGCCCTTCTGCTGTTAGCCCAAGAACCACCTCACCTGGGGCTCGGTCCTCTGCTCGGAGCCCCCTCAGCCCCTTTGACACCGAGACCTTCAATTGGCCTGATGTCCGGGAGCTCTGCTCCAAATATACTTCCCACGACAAGACTGCTCAGGTCGAGAGCAGCTGGCCCCGTAGCCTGCTGGTCAACAGGAGTCGCTCCCTGCCCGAGAACATCGTAGAACCTCCCATGTCTGGCAAGGCGGACCGCTGCTGTGGCCTGAACACCCACAGGCGCCTGGGAGATGGGGAAGCCTCCcagcctccacttcctgagtctCCTCCCCAAAGCCAGCTGAATGGAGGCGACGCCCTGTATGTCACCGCAGACCTTACCCTGGAGAACAACCAGCGAGTGATCATTATGGAGAAGGGGCCCCATCCTAGCTCCACCGTGGGGCTGGAGGAAGACAGTGGGAAGGAATCAAGTTCCCCAGTGGCTTTGAAGGGACAGGGCCAAGGTTTCCAGGCGTCTGCAGAGTACCAGCCCAAAGAACACGGTCCCAGGGACTCAgcagacacaaacaaacagggtAGAGTGAGAAACCTGAGGGAGAAGTTCCAGGCCTTGAACTCTGTGGGTTGA